The Coregonus clupeaformis isolate EN_2021a chromosome 26, ASM2061545v1, whole genome shotgun sequence genome window below encodes:
- the LOC121540768 gene encoding transmembrane protein 80-like isoform X2 — protein sequence MAVNRAGKSAVVLSSVPLQLLLYLSALYYVFYFLSTFCMIIYKSVRGNLQETEGYIWVNLAMTAATALLSVYFLVWQLYVMHADVIINSILLSVYGLGGVFGLVTLARFTSVYS from the exons ATGGCGGTGAACAGAGCAG GCAAGTCTGCTGTTGTG CTATCTTCTGTTCCTCTCCAGCTCCTGCTCTACCTGTCAGCTCTTTACTATGTATTCTACTTCCTCTCTACATTCTGCATGATCATCTACAAGA gTGTGAGGGGTAACCTGCAGGAGACTGAAGGTTATATCTGGGTTAACCTGGCCATGACGGCGGCTACGGCACTGCTGTCTGTCTACTTCCTGGTATGGCAGCTGTACGTGATGCATGCTGACGTCATCATCAACTCCATACTGCTCAGTGTGTACGGACTGGGAGGGGTCTTTGGGCTGGTCACACTGGCCAGATTCACCAG TGTCTACTCCTGA
- the LOC121540768 gene encoding transmembrane protein 80-like isoform X1, with translation MAVNRAGKSAVVLSSVPLQLLLYLSALYYVFYFLSTFCMIIYKSRVLSYPDDLLTQDVGLLFIMAGLELLRLYCGVRGNLQETEGYIWVNLAMTAATALLSVYFLVWQLYVMHADVIINSILLSVYGLGGVFGLVTLARFTSVYS, from the exons ATGGCGGTGAACAGAGCAG GCAAGTCTGCTGTTGTG CTATCTTCTGTTCCTCTCCAGCTCCTGCTCTACCTGTCAGCTCTTTACTATGTATTCTACTTCCTCTCTACATTCTGCATGATCATCTACAAGA GTCGTGTGCTGAGCTACCCTGATGACCTCCTAACTCAGGACGTAGGTTTACTCTTCATTATGGCTGGTCTGGAGCTGCTCCGACTCTACTGTG gTGTGAGGGGTAACCTGCAGGAGACTGAAGGTTATATCTGGGTTAACCTGGCCATGACGGCGGCTACGGCACTGCTGTCTGTCTACTTCCTGGTATGGCAGCTGTACGTGATGCATGCTGACGTCATCATCAACTCCATACTGCTCAGTGTGTACGGACTGGGAGGGGTCTTTGGGCTGGTCACACTGGCCAGATTCACCAG TGTCTACTCCTGA